From one Planococcus citri chromosome 3, ihPlaCitr1.1, whole genome shotgun sequence genomic stretch:
- the LOC135840581 gene encoding uncharacterized protein LOC135840581 — translation MDGASVFLIVFIGTIILSLILVAICPAECCDGCDGTTSDQNYGHTRNYHYHNHNRSHGHGHHFGDTDYDGGEGGYDGGGGSACDSGGGGGGYDSGGGGYDSGGGGGDSGGGGCDSGGGGCDSGGGCDSGGGCDSGGGCD, via the coding sequence ATGGACGGTGCATCAGTGTTTCTAATAGTGTTCATTGGAACAATCATATTATCATTAATATTAGTGGCAATATGCCCTGCGGAGTGTTGCGATGGTTGCGATGGTACTACAAGTGATCAGAATTATGGGCATACCCGTAATTATCATTATCATAACCACAACAGAAGTCATGGTCATGGCCATCATTTTGGTGATACAGATTATGATGGGGGAGAGGGTGGATATGATGGAGGTGGTGGCAGTGCATGTGATAGTGGAGGAGGTGGGGGTGGATATGATAGTGGTGGTGGTGGATATGATAGTGGCGGTGGAGGAGGTGACAGTGGAGGTGGAGGGTGTGACAGTGGAGGAGGCGGATGTGATAGTGGTGGTGGATGTGATAGTGGTGGTGGATGTGATAGTGGTGGTGGATGTgactag
- the LOC135838376 gene encoding uncharacterized protein LOC135838376 has protein sequence MEGPVVLFMVFIGIVIIILLSLIVAICCSGNCENCCKGTSNQNYYGQRNRGTNYCYNDSSNAHHFVGSDYGGGGGYDGGGGGSACDSGGGGGGYDSGGGGCDSGGGGCDSGGGGCDSGGGGCDSGGGGCDSGGGGCDSGGGCDSGGGCDSGGGGCD, from the coding sequence ATGGAAGGACCAGTAGTGTTATTTATGGTGTTCATTGGAATTGTCATAATAATATTGTTGTCATTGATAGTGGCTATATGCTGTTCTGGCAATTGCGAAAATTGTTGTAAAGGAACGAGTAATCAGAATTATTATGGGCAAAGAAACCGTGGAACTAATTATTGTTATAACGACAGTAGTAATGCACATCATTTTGTTGGTTCAGATTATGGTGGCGGAGGTGGATatgatggtggtggtggtggcagTGCATGTGATagcggtggtggtggtggtggatATGATAGTGGAGGTGGAGGATGTGACAGTGGAGGAGGTGGATGTGATAGTGGAGGAGGCGGATGTGATAGTGGAGGAGGCGGATGTGATAGTGGAGGAGGCGGATGTGATAGTGGAGGAGGCGGATGTGATAGTGGTGGTGGATGTGATAGTGGTGGTGGATGTGATAGTGGTGGTGGTGGATGTGACTAG
- the LOC135840189 gene encoding protein no-on-transient A-like, whose translation MEDQFFMGDSSPYDNEFHTRIKRAATSDNLFLYFILSVMAVVILAAICMFCCDNGGGSSGGSGGNGGNGGRNGKKSRVGRVYYQSRPKMHKNKNSTYYDDDDCYVQNQSTLRDVDANDYRDNDDDRRSYDSDHDRGHHHHHHHNDSTNHHHHHDSGHHDSSHHDSSHHFSSHHDSSSHFSSHHDSSGGGGGYDGGGGGGGGDSGGGGGCDSGGGGGDSGGGGGGCDSGGGGGDSGGGGCD comes from the coding sequence ATggaagatcaattttttatgggtGATAGCAGTCCTTACGACAATGAATTTCATACCAGAATTAAACGTGCTGCTACATCAGACAATCTCTTTCTGTACTTCATTCTGTCCGTCATGGCTGTGGTCATTTTAGCAGCAATATGTATGTTTTGTTGCGATAACGGTGGCGGCAGCAGCGGTGGCAGCGGAGGAAACGGAGGAAACGGaggaagaaatggaaaaaagtccAGAGTAGGAAGAGTTTATTATCAGTCTCGACCAAAAATGCACAAGAACAAGAATTCGACTTATTACGACGATGATGATTGCTACGTTCAAAATCAGAGCACTTTGAGGGATGTCGACGCGAATGATTATAGAGACAATGACGACGATAGAAGAAGTTACGATTCTGATCATGATCGCggacatcatcatcatcatcaccacaACGATAGCACAaatcatcaccatcaccatgACAGCGGCCACCACGATAGCAGTCATCACGACAGCAGTCACCATTTCAGCAGCCATCATGACAGTAGCAGTCATTTCAGCAGTCACCATGACAGTAGTGGTGGTGGTGGAGGATatgatggtggtggtggtggaggaggaggcgatagtggtggtggtggtggatGTGATAGTGGTGGAGGAGGAGGCGAtagtggtggtggtggtggtggatGTGATAGTGGTGGAGGAGGAGGTGATAGTGGCGGTGGTGGATGTGACtaa